ATATCGAGCGTATTGTACAAAAAATGTGGATTCACCTGGGATTGCAGGGCCTGAAGCTGTGCATTCTTCTCGCTGATGGACGCGCTCGTAATCCCGTCGATCAGATCATCCATCCGGTTCACCATCCGATTGAAGGACGATACCAGACTGTTGATTTCCTCAAACGACTTCACGTTCACGGAACCTCTGAAATTCCCCATTTCCACCTGTTTCATCTCCCGGATCAGCAGTTTTAACGGAGAAGCGATATTACGGGAAATCAAGGTGGCCAAGGCGGTAGATATCAGGACCAGAATCAGGATGACATACAAGAGATACTGCCTTGTTTTATCCACTTCGGCGCTGATGTCCCCCTTGGGCGTCAAGCCGTATACTGTCCATTCGGCCATTGCGGCGTTTGCCGCCACAATAAGTTGATCGCTCCGGTTGTCGACAAGGACCTGACCATTCCGGGGACGGGGAAGCTGCCCGAAGCGAAGGGTTTGTACCTTCTTGTCATCCGTGGAAGCGATGACGTGGCTGTCTTTATCGACGATGTAAACCTGACTGTTCGGGCTGATAGTCACATTGGATAGGGCGGCCAGGATGGGCCCGGGCTTGGTTTCAATCAGAACGACTCCCTGTTCTTTTTGGCTCGTTAAATCAAACAGCTTGCGGCCAAACACAAAGACGGGATCCTCCTGAAAGCTGTTGATGACGGAGTTTCGGAACAGGCCCATCCAAACCATCTCCCCATTCGAGTCCTGAAGCTTCCGGTACCATTCCGATGAAGAGTAATCGACATCCACTACACCCGCATATCTGGGTTCATAATGGTAGCTCTTTCCCGCTCTGCTGATGACATGAATCCCGACAATATCATCCCGTGAAAAATAAATGGCGCCAATGATATTGGTGATGGTCCGTTCGTCGATGACGCTAAGCGAAGGATTTTGGCTCTTGTCCCTTTCCTGGAGCAGCCTTAACAGCTCATAATTGCTGTTCAGCGATTTGGTAACACTGTTATATCCCTCAAGGAGCAGATTGAACAGCCCGGCCGTCTGGGAGATGTTTTTCTCCGCCATGTCGCTGATTTTCCCGTGGATAATAT
Above is a window of Paenibacillus uliginis N3/975 DNA encoding:
- a CDS encoding sensor histidine kinase, with protein sequence MGRSKHTIHNRLFLLFLSSMTALLLIGSFLYYQKITDIIHGKISDMAEKNISQTAGLFNLLLEGYNSVTKSLNSNYELLRLLQERDKSQNPSLSVIDERTITNIIGAIYFSRDDIVGIHVISRAGKSYHYEPRYAGVVDVDYSSSEWYRKLQDSNGEMVWMGLFRNSVINSFQEDPVFVFGRKLFDLTSQKEQGVVLIETKPGPILAALSNVTISPNSQVYIVDKDSHVIASTDDKKVQTLRFGQLPRPRNGQVLVDNRSDQLIVAANAAMAEWTVYGLTPKGDISAEVDKTRQYLLYVILILVLISTALATLISRNIASPLKLLIREMKQVEMGNFRGSVNVKSFEEINSLVSSFNRMVNRMDDLIDGITSASISEKNAQLQALQSQVNPHFLYNTLDMIYWMLDERENDRLGRVVLALSHMFRYSSDWQEASRTTLEQEIDQMRHYMTIIESRLEGRVHTDIQVDSRWLNVVLPKMTIQPIIENAVKSGLEPLDRPGVLRVYTEVDERELHIVIADNGVGMEEWMLQQIRESLADSGTNRNKDEEEKGKGRAFTVKNAELPDQPTRRGIGLPNVHRRIKLMFGDYYGLRIESQSGIGTTVTIVIPLPGKGGEEWTFS